In Gimesia benthica, a single window of DNA contains:
- a CDS encoding DUF4339 domain-containing protein: MSDWYFQQDEQILGPYPFQELVELMREAKLGPETLVRNSTEADWQRADSVSGLFDQAEEAPTGEMSSEADPDVDDEAETGAYSDETWSTTVKAAVDKIDSRNPKPTEEEQEEAEPLQIVPEISLSLLQRPAVRMVILACILVVCACAGVYGFIQWMGEEQVYFPLVGETSPLLFLVYATCAFLVVVMIVPLLSYVSTTYLRAGYKLGAPLVTAGLTALYLLHWSERQNLSFPARNQAEAKLFFPLMGECSTFSYWMYFTDVLIFVAVLTFFTARWLESHADEV, from the coding sequence ATGAGTGACTGGTACTTCCAACAGGACGAACAAATTCTGGGACCCTATCCGTTTCAGGAACTGGTGGAACTGATGCGCGAAGCAAAGCTGGGCCCTGAAACCCTGGTCCGCAACAGTACCGAGGCGGACTGGCAACGTGCCGACTCCGTCAGCGGATTATTTGATCAAGCAGAAGAGGCCCCCACCGGGGAGATGTCATCGGAAGCTGATCCGGATGTTGACGACGAAGCCGAGACTGGCGCCTATTCGGACGAGACCTGGTCGACGACGGTGAAAGCGGCCGTGGATAAGATTGATTCACGTAACCCGAAACCGACAGAGGAAGAGCAGGAGGAAGCGGAGCCCCTGCAGATCGTTCCCGAGATCAGCCTCTCCCTTCTGCAGCGTCCTGCAGTGCGTATGGTGATTCTGGCCTGCATTCTGGTGGTGTGTGCGTGTGCCGGGGTGTATGGCTTTATTCAATGGATGGGAGAAGAGCAGGTCTATTTCCCGCTGGTCGGTGAGACTTCTCCGCTACTGTTTCTGGTTTATGCGACCTGTGCATTTCTGGTCGTGGTGATGATCGTCCCGCTGCTGTCCTATGTGTCGACCACATATCTGCGTGCGGGATACAAACTGGGAGCGCCCCTGGTCACGGCTGGTCTGACTGCGCTGTATCTGCTGCACTGGTCCGAACGGCAGAACCTGTCTTTTCCCGCGCGAAATCAGGCGGAAGCAAAACTCTTCTTCCCGTTGATGGGAGAGTGTTCGACTTTTTCCTATTGGATGTACTTCACGGACGTTTTGATTTTTGTGGCGGTGCTGACATTCTTTACCGCCCGCTGGCTGGAGTCTCATGCAGATGAAGTGTAA
- a CDS encoding efflux RND transporter periplasmic adaptor subunit, whose amino-acid sequence MNVLLKSLKPLLAITVFVVIAGAFVLRDRWLPLLEQNPSDADRQAAASKKSGSKKDSEQQKIILSDQAIANLGLRVKSILPETYWKTLQVPGMIVDRPGRSDQGVISPVEGVVEKMNFYPGDTVQPGDVLYTIGILSESLQQTQTNLFKDTHNIALAEKKQKRLETSRGAIPEARIIEVVNEIKRLKVAIKGYQHELRNRGFTPQQLQEIAQGNFVRDLDILVPDRLPPSQLQETSVVMKTSGDTSRQQTPLTFEIQESDIDLGQQVKTGQMLCLLANHRLLAIEGRAFRNETQLLERSVREGWPVEVDFQEHSSSDWPPVDQVFHIQKLMNVIDPVNRTFAFRLPLDNQSRVVQQDGQSQVLWRFRPGQKVRLMIRVEKLDNVFVLPADAVAREGAEAFVFTQNVNTFHRKPVRILERDRRHTVIANDGSLTPGSFVVQGAAEQLNRMLKSSSDNDLPDGYHIHADGSLHKNEDEGK is encoded by the coding sequence ATGAACGTACTGCTTAAATCACTGAAACCCCTCCTGGCTATCACAGTGTTTGTGGTCATTGCCGGAGCGTTCGTTTTACGAGACCGCTGGTTGCCGCTGCTGGAGCAGAATCCGTCTGACGCGGATCGTCAGGCTGCTGCCTCGAAAAAATCGGGGAGTAAAAAAGATTCCGAACAGCAGAAGATCATTCTCTCAGATCAGGCGATTGCCAACCTGGGATTGCGGGTCAAATCCATCCTGCCGGAAACGTACTGGAAAACGCTGCAGGTCCCGGGCATGATCGTCGATCGCCCCGGACGCAGCGACCAGGGCGTGATCTCTCCCGTGGAGGGCGTCGTGGAGAAGATGAACTTTTACCCGGGCGATACCGTGCAACCGGGAGACGTGCTCTATACGATTGGCATCCTCAGTGAATCACTACAGCAGACGCAGACGAATCTGTTCAAAGACACCCACAACATCGCACTGGCCGAGAAAAAACAGAAACGCCTGGAGACTTCGCGGGGCGCAATACCCGAGGCACGCATCATCGAGGTCGTCAATGAAATCAAGCGGTTGAAAGTCGCCATCAAAGGCTATCAGCACGAACTGCGCAATCGAGGCTTCACTCCCCAGCAGTTGCAGGAAATCGCCCAGGGAAATTTTGTGCGGGACCTGGATATTCTCGTTCCCGATCGCCTGCCCCCTTCCCAGCTGCAGGAGACCTCCGTCGTGATGAAAACTTCGGGAGACACATCCCGTCAGCAGACGCCGCTCACATTCGAAATTCAGGAGAGTGACATCGACCTCGGACAACAGGTGAAAACGGGCCAGATGTTATGCCTGCTGGCAAACCATCGTCTGCTCGCCATCGAAGGGCGTGCCTTTCGGAATGAAACCCAACTGCTGGAACGAAGTGTCAGAGAAGGCTGGCCGGTCGAAGTCGATTTCCAGGAACACAGCTCCAGCGACTGGCCCCCCGTTGATCAGGTATTTCATATCCAGAAACTGATGAATGTCATCGACCCGGTGAACCGTACCTTTGCCTTTCGACTGCCACTGGACAATCAGTCGCGTGTGGTACAACAGGATGGGCAGTCCCAGGTGCTCTGGCGGTTTCGTCCCGGACAGAAAGTCCGGTTGATGATTCGGGTGGAAAAACTGGACAACGTATTCGTGCTCCCCGCTGACGCCGTCGCCCGCGAAGGCGCGGAGGCGTTCGTCTTCACTCAGAACGTGAATACCTTCCACCGCAAACCGGTGCGAATACTGGAACGGGATCGCCGCCATACCGTGATCGCCAACGATGGTTCACTCACCCCCGGTTCCTTTGTGGTTCAGGGCGCGGCAGAACAGTTAAATCGCATGCTGAAGTCCTCCTCCGATAATGATTTGCCCGACGGCTACCATATCCACGCGGACGGCAGTCTCCACAAAAACGAAGACGAAGGGAAATAG
- a CDS encoding efflux RND transporter permease subunit: protein MLNSIIRISLTHRTLVLAACVVILAYGGYLTTTLPIDVFPDLDRPRVVILTQCPGMSSEEVETLVTYPIETAILGANGVEDVRSQSSQGMNVIYVEFSWQTEPRYARQIVSERLANVPMPPGIRPIMTPQASIMGQILHVGIHRRKGPQGGLLAPLERADLLAERTEREGRPVLTVWDPVVRNDPDQWQKVEVQAPHWNPALPGREVSFTWNKRSYDVVFPTPLEEKMDLRTTADWLIRPRLLKLNGIAEVIVMGGDQKQYQVLVDPIKLQEYNVSLQDVEEAVKSNNLNASGGFILSGQTERPVRVIGRLGALTNNVLEELRQAPVKMNGDRAVLLENVAEIVEGPAPKRGDASIDGHPGVVITIVKQPHADTRKLTDDVMAALRDAETSLPADIVINTKLFKLKSFIDRGIYYVEEALVIGAVLVVIVLFLFLLNLRTTFITLTAIPLSLVITTLVFRVVGVITGTELSINVMTLGGIAVAIGELVDDAIVDVENIFRRLGENNISPDPKPAIVVVFEASREIRSAIVFGTAVVVLAFMPLFALSGVEGRLFVPLGVAYIVSILASLLVSLTVTPVLSYYLLPQAKATHTHQDGRLLRFLKWGAGYLIRFSMRHAALLLLLTWGLVGVSVWELSRLGADFLPKFDEGSVQINVTLPGGSSLKASNEASSLIDAQLVKMQKSKDNPRGPILHFFRRTGRAERDEHAQPVNVGEYILTMNPEADYDRDEFLETLLSDLKTNVPGVGIEAEQPLSHLISHMLSGVKAQVGIKLYGDDLDKLRELAGDVRTAITDIPGVTPPIIDPQERVDELHVVLKPDELAYFGLSREYVARFVETALKGEAVSQVLEGQRRFDLVIKLDEPYRSDPYNLGTLRLELPDGRGQIRLRELADFPASASGPNLVNRENVRRRQTIRCNVSGRDLASTVAEIEKQVRAEVELPTGYFVEFGGQFEAQRSATLLITILAAVSVAGIFIVLMMLYPSARITFQILNAIPTAFIGGVFALVLTNQTLTVASMVGFVSLGGIAVRNGILLVTHYFHLMEEEGESFSPEMVLRGSLERLAPVLMTALTAGIALIPLVVGGNKPGLEILYPVATVILGGLVTSTFCEFFIHPGLFWKFSGKDADRLVRSETSDAELLRTATQQHS, encoded by the coding sequence GTGCTCAATTCCATTATCCGAATTTCGTTAACTCATCGCACACTGGTCCTGGCGGCCTGTGTGGTCATCCTGGCGTATGGCGGTTACCTGACCACTACGCTGCCGATCGACGTCTTTCCTGACCTCGACCGTCCCCGCGTGGTCATCCTCACACAGTGTCCCGGCATGTCATCGGAAGAGGTGGAAACCCTCGTCACTTATCCCATCGAAACGGCCATTCTGGGGGCCAACGGCGTCGAGGATGTCCGCAGCCAGTCCAGCCAGGGGATGAATGTCATCTACGTCGAGTTCAGCTGGCAGACCGAACCGCGTTACGCCCGGCAGATCGTTTCGGAACGACTGGCCAATGTTCCCATGCCGCCGGGCATCCGACCGATCATGACTCCCCAGGCCTCGATCATGGGACAGATTCTGCACGTCGGAATCCATCGTCGAAAGGGACCACAAGGGGGGCTGCTTGCGCCGCTGGAGCGGGCCGACCTCCTCGCAGAGCGGACTGAGCGGGAGGGACGCCCCGTGCTCACTGTCTGGGATCCCGTCGTACGCAACGATCCCGACCAGTGGCAAAAAGTCGAAGTGCAGGCCCCCCACTGGAACCCGGCCCTCCCGGGACGAGAGGTTTCATTTACCTGGAATAAACGTTCCTACGACGTTGTCTTTCCCACGCCTTTAGAAGAAAAGATGGACCTGCGGACCACGGCAGACTGGTTGATCAGACCCCGCTTGCTCAAATTAAATGGCATCGCTGAAGTCATCGTCATGGGCGGCGATCAGAAACAGTACCAGGTCCTCGTCGATCCGATCAAGTTGCAGGAATATAATGTCTCCCTGCAGGATGTCGAAGAAGCCGTTAAGTCGAACAATCTGAATGCCAGCGGCGGATTTATCCTCAGCGGACAGACCGAACGACCCGTACGGGTCATCGGCCGACTCGGTGCGCTGACCAATAATGTCCTCGAAGAACTACGCCAGGCGCCCGTGAAGATGAATGGGGACCGGGCGGTTTTGCTGGAGAACGTGGCCGAGATCGTCGAAGGTCCCGCACCCAAACGCGGAGACGCGAGTATCGACGGACACCCGGGTGTGGTGATTACCATCGTCAAACAACCCCACGCCGATACCCGTAAGCTGACCGACGACGTCATGGCGGCACTCCGTGATGCGGAAACGTCCCTGCCCGCCGACATCGTCATCAATACCAAACTGTTTAAGCTGAAGAGTTTCATCGACCGCGGAATTTACTATGTCGAAGAGGCGCTGGTCATTGGGGCGGTACTGGTGGTGATTGTACTGTTCCTGTTTCTCTTGAACCTGCGGACAACCTTCATCACCCTCACAGCCATTCCCCTCTCGCTGGTCATCACGACACTCGTGTTCCGCGTGGTAGGAGTGATTACGGGGACCGAACTGTCGATCAACGTGATGACCCTGGGAGGCATTGCCGTCGCTATCGGAGAGCTTGTCGACGATGCGATTGTGGACGTGGAAAATATTTTCCGTCGGCTGGGAGAAAACAACATCAGCCCCGATCCCAAACCGGCGATAGTTGTCGTGTTTGAAGCCAGTCGGGAAATCCGTTCGGCGATTGTCTTTGGAACCGCCGTCGTGGTGCTGGCCTTCATGCCTCTGTTTGCCCTCTCGGGAGTCGAAGGACGTCTGTTTGTTCCCCTCGGTGTCGCCTACATTGTTTCTATCCTGGCTTCCCTGCTCGTTTCGCTGACGGTGACCCCGGTCCTCTCGTATTACCTTCTTCCCCAGGCCAAAGCCACCCACACGCATCAGGATGGGCGGCTGCTGCGATTTCTGAAATGGGGCGCCGGATATCTGATCCGGTTCAGTATGCGGCATGCCGCTCTGCTGCTGTTACTGACCTGGGGCCTGGTCGGTGTCAGCGTCTGGGAACTCTCCAGACTGGGAGCTGACTTTCTACCGAAATTCGACGAAGGCAGCGTACAGATCAACGTCACCCTGCCGGGGGGATCTTCCCTCAAAGCGTCTAACGAAGCTTCCTCGCTGATCGATGCCCAACTGGTCAAAATGCAGAAGTCAAAGGACAATCCCCGCGGCCCGATCCTGCACTTTTTCCGCCGGACCGGACGTGCTGAGCGGGATGAACATGCTCAACCCGTCAACGTGGGCGAATACATTCTGACCATGAATCCGGAAGCGGATTACGACCGCGATGAGTTCCTGGAAACTTTGCTTTCCGACCTGAAAACCAACGTCCCGGGAGTCGGCATCGAAGCAGAGCAGCCACTCTCTCACCTGATCAGCCACATGCTGTCCGGCGTCAAAGCCCAGGTCGGCATCAAACTCTATGGCGACGATCTCGATAAGCTCCGTGAACTGGCAGGCGACGTTCGCACTGCCATCACAGACATTCCCGGTGTAACACCGCCGATCATCGATCCGCAGGAACGCGTCGATGAACTGCACGTGGTGCTCAAGCCCGACGAACTGGCTTACTTCGGATTAAGCCGGGAGTACGTCGCCCGCTTTGTCGAGACTGCCCTCAAAGGGGAAGCTGTCTCTCAGGTTCTCGAAGGACAGCGGCGCTTCGATCTGGTCATCAAGCTCGATGAACCGTATCGTTCCGATCCTTATAACCTCGGCACACTCAGGCTCGAACTCCCCGATGGACGAGGACAGATTCGCTTACGGGAGCTGGCTGACTTTCCCGCTTCCGCCAGTGGTCCGAACCTGGTCAACCGGGAAAATGTGCGCCGCCGGCAGACCATTCGCTGTAACGTTTCGGGACGCGACCTGGCCAGTACCGTAGCTGAGATTGAAAAGCAGGTTCGAGCAGAAGTCGAACTGCCAACCGGATATTTTGTGGAATTCGGCGGGCAGTTTGAAGCGCAACGTTCGGCCACACTCCTGATTACCATTCTGGCTGCCGTCTCGGTCGCCGGGATCTTTATTGTACTGATGATGCTCTATCCTTCCGCCCGCATCACCTTCCAGATCCTGAATGCCATCCCGACGGCGTTCATCGGAGGTGTCTTCGCGCTGGTCTTAACGAACCAGACCCTCACGGTCGCCAGCATGGTGGGCTTCGTGTCTCTGGGGGGAATTGCCGTTCGGAATGGCATTCTGCTCGTGACGCATTACTTCCATTTAATGGAAGAGGAAGGGGAAAGCTTCTCTCCCGAGATGGTACTTCGCGGCAGCCTGGAACGCCTGGCTCCCGTGCTGATGACCGCCCTCACAGCCGGAATCGCCCTGATTCCCCTGGTTGTGGGTGGAAATAAACCGGGACTGGAAATTCTCTATCCCGTCGCGACTGTAATTCTGGGAGGCCTGGTTACATCCACCTTCTGTGAATTCTTTATCCACCCGGGACTCTTCTGGAAATTCTCTGGCAAGGATGCCGATCGACTGGTTCGCAGCGAGACATCGGATGCAGAACTCCTGCGGACTGCAACACAACAACACTCTTGA
- a CDS encoding DUF3147 family protein codes for MWYYLLKVAVTAVLVVAVSEISKRCSLLGGVLASLPLVSYLGMIWLYIDTGSTAKVSELSSSIFWLVLPSLSFFLLLPWLLKKGMGFGASFGISTVAMIGFYLAMVVCLKKLGIQA; via the coding sequence ATGTGGTATTATCTCCTGAAAGTCGCAGTGACGGCAGTTCTGGTGGTTGCCGTTTCAGAAATTTCCAAACGCTGCTCACTCTTAGGTGGTGTGCTGGCTTCGTTACCTCTGGTGTCTTACCTCGGTATGATCTGGCTCTATATTGATACGGGAAGCACTGCCAAAGTATCGGAACTGTCAAGCAGTATCTTCTGGCTGGTCCTGCCTTCACTCTCCTTCTTCCTGCTTTTGCCCTGGTTGCTGAAAAAAGGAATGGGCTTTGGTGCCAGCTTCGGAATCTCAACGGTCGCAATGATCGGCTTCTACCTGGCGATGGTCGTCTGTCTGAAGAAACTGGGCATTCAAGCCTAG
- a CDS encoding glycosyltransferase → MTSPLRILLTNNTLALRAGSELFLSDVAQGLLRRGHLPVAYSTTLGDLGEELQSKTIPVINDLNALQEPPDVIHAQHHLEAMSAMLHFPETPVVYYCHGWLPWQERPVVFPNIFTYVAVDDLCRERLLTTPGIASEQVRTLYNFVDLKRYQPRAPLPEQPQSALIFSNQASDQNYAGLIRAACRARGIERVDLIGQSSGNVQPRPEELLPQYDVVFAKARCALEAMAVGCAVVVTEHYGVGGLVTSQNMQQLRRLNFGVRTMQAAPLMEASLVDALSGYNAADASKVSQWIRQEADLEQYLDELELLYHGAVQRSQDETVSPASKFRAAANYLQELAPLVKRQAEVEQRAAGFEQRAQLLEQQLQQLQSQLQERQTEHEQSAHEYAEFRGSIAGRLALKLQRMRLWLTGPR, encoded by the coding sequence ATGACGTCCCCCCTGCGGATCCTGTTGACGAATAATACGCTCGCGTTGCGAGCCGGTTCGGAACTGTTCCTGTCCGACGTGGCGCAGGGACTGTTGCGTCGCGGACATCTGCCGGTGGCGTATTCCACAACACTGGGAGACCTGGGAGAAGAGTTACAATCGAAGACGATCCCCGTGATCAACGATCTGAACGCACTGCAGGAACCGCCTGATGTGATTCACGCGCAGCATCATCTGGAAGCGATGTCGGCGATGCTGCATTTTCCTGAGACGCCTGTCGTGTATTACTGTCATGGCTGGCTTCCCTGGCAGGAACGTCCGGTCGTGTTTCCGAATATTTTCACATATGTCGCCGTCGATGATTTGTGTCGCGAGCGGCTGTTGACGACGCCGGGCATTGCGTCTGAGCAGGTCAGAACTTTGTATAACTTCGTCGATCTGAAACGTTATCAGCCGCGAGCGCCACTGCCGGAACAACCGCAGTCTGCGCTCATCTTCAGCAACCAGGCGTCGGATCAGAACTATGCAGGGCTGATTCGTGCAGCCTGTCGTGCGAGGGGCATCGAACGGGTGGATCTCATCGGACAGAGCTCCGGGAATGTGCAGCCTCGGCCCGAAGAGTTGCTGCCTCAATATGACGTTGTGTTTGCGAAAGCCCGTTGTGCGCTGGAAGCGATGGCCGTGGGTTGTGCGGTGGTCGTCACCGAACATTACGGGGTGGGAGGGCTGGTGACCTCACAAAACATGCAGCAGCTCCGCCGATTGAATTTTGGGGTGCGGACGATGCAGGCGGCCCCCTTAATGGAAGCCAGTCTTGTGGATGCCCTTTCCGGATATAACGCGGCAGATGCATCAAAAGTTTCACAATGGATTCGCCAGGAGGCTGACCTGGAGCAGTACCTGGATGAGCTGGAGTTGCTTTATCACGGTGCTGTGCAGCGGAGTCAGGATGAGACTGTTTCTCCTGCCAGCAAATTCAGAGCAGCGGCGAATTACCTGCAGGAACTGGCTCCGCTGGTGAAACGACAGGCAGAAGTCGAACAGCGGGCCGCCGGGTTTGAGCAACGCGCTCAACTGCTGGAACAGCAGCTTCAACAGTTGCAGTCCCAGTTGCAGGAACGGCAGACAGAACATGAACAGTCCGCACACGAATACGCGGAATTTCGCGGCTCGATTGCCGGTCGGCTGGCGTTGAAACTGCAGCGGATGAGACTCTGGCTGACCGGACCTCGCTGA
- a CDS encoding ATP-grasp domain-containing protein, whose amino-acid sequence MAEKNPDKGYIALLGWSLGAIEAAENFDRRYIVIAPEWAEDYAREHGIPYLPWNFERLNERSLEIAEQLQEKGVDIAIPLFEETVEWAGAINSVLRQNPRLHGQAVLFRDKALMKRRAQLGGIRVGIFEEAHDRDDVIRFIRRVNQTLLKLDGDPDDPIHVKAFDKAGCLGHRMISTPEEVYRIPDEEFPLLMESHLDGHEFAVEAWIHDGKIRFLNISEYVRLGYSVFVPPSPELEKWRPRIIEEVEKLIHTFDIQFGQIHPEYFLTSDGTMYFGEVAYRPPGFKAFELIERAYGFNPYQASMLVFDPKTTEEEIEEFFSEDVKKAKGHAGCFAVYPRRWVVNRLEIPDEILDHDYFEFHELPEPLESKVSKRSAFGTHWGLLFFFGEDPVQLKELLEHQEELDFYV is encoded by the coding sequence ATGGCTGAAAAAAATCCTGATAAAGGTTACATCGCATTACTAGGCTGGTCTTTAGGCGCTATTGAAGCCGCAGAGAATTTTGACCGGCGTTACATCGTGATTGCCCCCGAGTGGGCCGAAGACTACGCCCGCGAGCATGGAATCCCCTATCTTCCCTGGAACTTTGAACGTCTCAATGAACGTTCGCTGGAAATCGCTGAACAGTTGCAGGAGAAAGGGGTCGACATCGCCATACCCCTGTTCGAAGAGACCGTAGAATGGGCAGGCGCCATTAACTCCGTACTGCGTCAGAACCCACGCCTCCACGGCCAGGCGGTTTTGTTTCGCGATAAAGCACTTATGAAACGCCGGGCCCAGCTTGGCGGGATTCGCGTCGGGATCTTTGAAGAAGCCCACGATCGCGACGACGTGATTCGCTTCATCCGCCGGGTCAACCAGACACTGCTCAAACTCGACGGCGATCCGGATGACCCGATCCATGTGAAGGCCTTTGATAAAGCAGGCTGCCTGGGCCATCGTATGATCAGCACGCCGGAGGAAGTCTATCGGATTCCCGACGAGGAATTTCCTCTGCTGATGGAAAGCCATCTCGACGGGCACGAGTTTGCCGTCGAAGCCTGGATCCACGATGGGAAAATCCGCTTTCTTAACATCTCGGAATATGTCCGGCTGGGCTACTCCGTCTTCGTGCCCCCGTCTCCCGAACTGGAAAAATGGCGGCCCCGTATCATCGAAGAAGTCGAAAAACTGATTCACACGTTCGATATTCAGTTCGGCCAGATTCACCCGGAATACTTCCTCACCAGCGACGGGACCATGTATTTCGGCGAAGTCGCCTATCGACCGCCGGGGTTCAAAGCCTTTGAGCTCATCGAACGGGCGTACGGCTTTAATCCCTATCAGGCCTCCATGCTGGTCTTCGATCCCAAAACCACGGAAGAGGAAATCGAAGAATTCTTTTCCGAGGACGTAAAGAAAGCCAAAGGACATGCCGGCTGTTTCGCCGTCTATCCGCGCCGCTGGGTCGTCAATCGGCTGGAAATTCCAGACGAAATTCTGGATCACGACTATTTTGAATTTCATGAACTCCCCGAACCGCTCGAATCCAAGGTCTCCAAACGATCCGCATTCGGCACACACTGGGGGCTCTTATTCTTTTTCGGAGAAGATCCTGTTCAATTGAAGGAACTTCTGGAACATCAGGAAGAGCTGGACTTTTACGTATAA